One window from the genome of Lasioglossum baleicum chromosome 9, iyLasBale1, whole genome shotgun sequence encodes:
- the LOC143212332 gene encoding uncharacterized protein LOC143212332 isoform X3, with product MVDIMLCWICWLFWVGLPTLTAYPISSSIETDFPYTTHALSRWEQYWVQYMIALLGITAAAFTLVGCLCCRRPRRPKGFQDTAEKYKQEFKDGNNIEQEAALEHAVEGLELDVPRMLTIADRVQFEPLPVDHIISGSKNSTKPKPLPLSTSFFEERDSDPNTLPDYCREWFDAQELSTPREKLKYLRELGHGWFGKVVEGRADLEGCKRISKNEGVVVRILTEEATTKEKAWFLGEATPYLKLQHQNILTLLGVCLETDPYLLIFESCPVGDLKRFLLSNYDQKSQNALIKENIPVRMALDIAAGLKHMHNYGFVHTDLSARNCLVASDLSAKLGDYGIGVEKYPEDYYVVGDRALPIRWSAPESIECTDTTIETREITPQANMWSYAIFLWEIATWGSKPYNDKSDEQVIEMLLSLRTDLLPNGTQVLQSYLEGCPSNILQAIHLCLNLNPQKRSTLDELKQVLLNEYTEYLDFDQRWENLRANKTKHIRSASLQDLRGSIDSDYWTTIVDDTPRQSSFRLGPTELVKNVPNVKSIVVHHESSSETEEESWKRQIEQGVYTEKVKEKSKSVTDLMVLVHIDLDSDAELSMGTQASDKHVKKKLPATGSDSDIRHSVRTDEFDEALRKLRDPLPNNASHKIKTLDMSERPKLLTLTMDQGQTPILRLSLDDDDEPIAETNATVTTTVETRNDKHVLRLLSKGNPDLPLLRFVPDLASSCETLQENIESRYNDVSKYESNDNTCFSNNFSVNYKELENHVVDVELWNHALDSALEKKVPGFLYEGEFNEYTETSPKQQTNDTPELTVTSVSMASTPQFQTKYSAYNAADEFCNVDDMDIEQQCTPNDEEEERKQLSTPDDEQSSDSGFRDKESCEEEENVCSSSVAPPSTSDSTAVATACTEEQQLQILFELDAILDAEYYTTLQGSEKPMENLSLVKCTDSSVHQVNNEESANSLQTVNTIVETEIDEGGVLNVSDGEEETVRNLNNANITSPQKDSTQNHRITELQNHSVSTNMECISEEEIKIEMKNEVEEDKKFDNDNKNEEESQSEDEIENRNETEDGIVNRNEIENENEIEADNRNENENKYHNQNASINDEEEDSSTMSLRSDNSYVSFGMEEEFVTAIRNELREKLPHAQMSIIEPLEMHDADDNTSLSTDIENRQWDDDDEDEDNDETSNQGSGGVGISIRYNIYGTPLSPIQEERESTLTSESLMSNSRDTSITSRESAVSDDVLLVDTRTNKMVLLEGLGERLQDDERDTTNGDLSEEENLDYNCSVVRSRDEKSHIMIGSGVAPLPSPEEECKWQQLPPTFPLPLPLPVEDGLMSTSFGTEHGWGSQDEDEEEEDEEEDEEEEEDEDNSSSSGEFVWKRYNEPHVEQVQTRSTLANTNEGSAAVADIEDEMDAEEEEEDEEDEEDEEDEEEEDEEEEEFTPSAWNATLAPHRSALRSPDKTLKSGDESVGVSFICR from the exons ATGGTGGATATTATGTTATGTTGGATATGTTGGCTGTTTTGGGTGGGACTACCGACACTTACAGCTTATCCTATATCATCCTCGATAGAAACAG ATTTTCCATATACAACCCATGCTTTGTCAAGATGGGAACAATATTGGGTGCAGTATATGATCGCTCTTTTGGGTATCACTGCTGCGGCATTTACTTTGGTTGGATGTCTCTGTTGTCGAAGACCTAGACGACCCAAAGGATTCCAG GACACAGCAGAAAAGTACAAGCAG gAATTCAAAGATGGAAACAACATTGAACAGGAGGCAGCACTCGAGCACGCCGTCGAAGGATTAGAATTAGATGTTCCTCGTATGTTAACTATTGCAGACAGAGTTCAGTTTGAACCTCTACCTGTGGATCACATTATATCCGGCTCTAAAAATTCCACGAAACCTAAACCGCTGCCGCTGTCAACATCGTTCTTCGAAGAACGCGATTCCGATCCTAATACTCTGCCGGATTACTGTCGCGAATGGTTCGACGCACAGGAATTATCTACGCCCAGAGAGAAACTGAAATATCTGAGGGAATTAGGTCACGGTTGGTTTGGAAAAGTCGTAGAGGGTCGTGCAGACTTGGAAGGATGTAAACGAATATCGAAGAACGAAGGCGTAGTCGTGAGAATTCTTACGGAAGAAGCTACTACCAAGGAGAAAGCCTGGTTTCTCGGCGAAGCAACACCGTATTTGAAACTGCAACACCAAAATATTTTGACTTTGTTGGGTGTTTGTCTAGAAACCGACCCgtatttattaatattcgaaTCTTGTCCAGTAGGTGATCTTAAACGCTTTTTGTTATCGAATTACGATCAAAAATCACAGAACGCGCTTATCAAAGAGAATATTCCAGTTCGAATGGCACTAGATATCGCAGCCGGTTTGAAACATATGCACAATTACGGGTTTGTGCATACGGATTTATCGGCAAGAAATTGTTTAGTAGCGTCAGATTTATCGGCGAAGTTAGGAGATTACGGAATTGGCGTAGAAAAGTATCCCGAAGATTATTACGTGGTAGGGGATCGTGCGTTGCCTATAAGATGGTCAGCTCCGGAAAGCATAGAGTGTACGGATACTACTATCGAAACAAGAGAGATCACGCCTCAAGCGAATATGTGGAGTTACGCTATTTTTCTTTGGGAGATTGCTACTTGGGGAAGCAAACCGTACAACGATAAGAGCGATGAGCAAGTGATTGAAATGCTGTTATCTCTAAGAACTGATCTCTTGCCGAATGGTACACAAGTATTACAGAGTTACCTAGAAGGTTGTCCGTCAAATATTCTTCAAGCGATTCATTTATGTTTGAACTTGAATCCACAGAAAAGGTCAACTTTGGATGAACTAAAGCAAGTCCTTTTAAACGAGTACACGGAATACTTGGACTTCGATCAACGATGGGAAAATTTACGAGCGAACAAAACCAAACACATCCGTAGCGCTAGCTTACAGGATCTCAGAGGTAGCATCGATTCGGATTATTGGACTACGATCGTCGACGACACGCCACGGCAATCTTCGTTTCGTCTTGGACCAACGGAACTGGTGAAGAACGTACCAAATGTAAAAAGCATCGTTGTTCATCACGAATCTAGCTCCGAAACCGAAGAAGAAAGTTGGAAAAGACAAATCGAGCAAGGAGTTTACACTGAGAAAGTGAAAGAGAAATCGAAATCCGTGACGGATCTAATGGTGCTTGTTCATATCGACCTTGATTCCGATGCAGAATTGTCAATGGGAACTCAAGCATCGGATAAAcatgttaaaaagaaattacCAGCTACCGGTAGCGATAGCGACATTAGACATAGCGTTCGCACAGACGAATTCGACGAAGCATTAAGAAAGTTACGAGATCCTCTGCCAAATAATGCGTCTCATAAGATCAAAACATTAGATATGTCGGAAAGGCCTAAACTATTAACGTTAACGATGGATCAGGGTCAAACGCCGATTTTAAGGTTATCGTTAGACGACGATGATGAACCGATCGCAGAAACCAATGCTACTGTAACTACAACCGTGGAAACTCGTAACGACAAACACGTGTTGAGACTTTTGTCGAAAGGAAATCCCGACCTTCCCCTGCTTCGTTTTGTACCTGATCTTGCATCTTCTTGCGAAACATTACAAGAAAACATTGAATCTCGATATAATGATGTATCTAAATACGAAAGCAATGATAACACCTGCTTCTCCAACAATTTTTCGGTTAATTACAAGGAACTTGAGAATCACGTAGTCGACGTTGAACTATGGAATCACGCGTTGGATTCTGCTTTAGAAAAGAAAGTCCCTGGTTTCTTGTACGAAGGCGAATTTAACGAATATACAGAGACCTCTCCTAAACAACAAACCAACGACACACCAGAATTGACTGTAACTTCTGTGTCTATGGCGAGTACTCCACAATTTCAGACAAAATATTCTGCGTATAATGCGGCCGATGAATTTTGTAATGTCGACGACATGGACATAGAGCAACAATGTACACccaacgacgaagaagaggaaagaaaacaGTTATCTACTCCAGACGATGAACAAAGTTCTGATTCTGGTTTCAGAGATAAAGAGTCTTGCGAAGAGGAAGAAAACGTTTGCTCGTCTTCGGTTGCTCCACCTTCTACTAGTGATTCTACCGCAGTCGCAACAGCATGCACGGAAGAACAGCAGTTACAGATTTTATTCGAACTAGATGCAATTCTCGATGCCGAGTACTACACAACGTTACAGGGCTCTGAAAAACCAATGGAAAACTTATCCCTTGTTAAATGTACAGATAGCAGCGTGCATCAGGTAAACAACGAGGAGTCCGCAAACTCTTTGCAAACTGTAAATACCATAGTTGAAACAGAAATTGATGAAGGTGGTGTTCTAAACGTGTCGGACGGTGAAGAAGAAACTgtaagaaatttaaataatgctAATATTACTTCTCCGCAGAAAGATTCAACGCAGAATCACAGAATCACAGAATTACAGAATCATTCCGTATCGACGAACATGGAATGTATAAGTGAAGAAGAaatcaaaattgaaatgaaGAACGAGGTGGAGGAGGACAAGAAATTTGACAACGACAACAAGAACGAAGAGGAAAGCCAAAgtgaagatgaaattgaaaatagaaaCGAAACCGAAGATGGAATTGTAAATAGAAATGAAATTGAGAATGAGAACGAAATCGAAGCTGACAatagaaatgaaaatgaaaacaaatatcacaATCAAAATGCAAGTATAAATGACGAAGAGGAAGATAGCTCTACGATGAGTTTGCGTAGCGATAATTCTTATGTATCGTTTGGTATGGAGGAAGAGTTTGTTACAGCAATTCGAAACGAACTCAGAGAGAAGTTGCCTCATGCTCAAATGTCTATTATAGAGCCTTTGGAGATGCATGATGCCGATGATAATACTTCTCTGTCTACCGATATAGAGAACAGACAATGggatgacgacgacgaagacgaagatAACGATGAGACATCGAATCAAGGCAGTGGAGGAGTGGGTATTTCAATAAG GTATAACATCTATGGTACTCCGCTTAGTCCGATCCAAGAAGAACGAGAAAGTACTCTCACATCAGAGTCCTTGATGTCAAATTCGAGAGATACGTCGATCACCTCGAGAGAATCAGCTGTATCGGACGATGTGTTGTTAGTTGATACTCGGACGAACAAAATGGTTTTATTGGAAGGTTTAGGAGAGAGATTACAGGATGATGAACGAGATACAACCAACGGCGATCTTTCCGAGGAAGAAAATTTAGATTATAATTGTTCGGTGGTACGTTCTCGCGATGAAAAGTCACATATCATGATTGGAAGCGGAGTAGCTCCTTTGCCAAGTCCCGAAGAAGAATGTAAATGGCAACAATTACCTCCGACTTTCCCGCTTCCCTTGCCGTTACCGGTAGAGGATGGCCTAATGTCAACAAGTTTTGGAACCGAACACGGATGGGGTAGTCAAGATgaagacgaggaagaagaagacgaggaggaagacgaagaagaagaagaggatgaAGATAATAGTTCCAGCTCCGGAGAATTTGTTTGGAAG AGGTACAATGAACCGCACGTCGAACAAGTTCAAACTCGAAGTACATTGGCTAATACTAATGAAGGATCAGCAGCGGTTGCCGATATTGAAGATGAGATGGACgcggaagaagaggaggaagatgaagaagatgaagaagacgaggaagacgaagaagaagaagatgaggaggaagaagaatttACACCATCAGCCTGGAACGCAACGTTAGCTCCGCATCGTTCCGCGCTAAGATCTCCAGACAAAACATTAAAATCTGGC GACGAATCGGTAGGTGTATCATTTATTTGTAGATAG